Proteins encoded together in one Bombus vancouverensis nearcticus chromosome 14, iyBomVanc1_principal, whole genome shotgun sequence window:
- the LOC117159346 gene encoding queuosine 5'-phosphate N-glycosylase/hydrolase, with protein MILMPKESAKLIDFCSKDVSVEEEGIKNLAYAVFEALNDRKISVNNFSQCQFHPSPDDLKAVDWIFVLDTLNYSFWSKTNCPKWTVNGQTGYFALCAAIKRAVDEGKPIVDPKYYSQITRSEAEHIFRGDTETSIPLLDERVKSLRDAGKVLLEKYQGTFTNCVKSCSRSAEKLLKCIVEEFESYRDEADYRIHKVSFYKRAQILIGDIWACFKGQGIGEFEDIDCITMFADYRIPQVLLHFGAIRYSNTLLSRLQSDIELENGSEDEIEIRGCSIEVIERVKDEVRTLIGRYPNLALKKSDINAILIDHFLWDYRREHAAELESIPFHKTRCIYY; from the exons ATGATTTTAATGCCAAAGGAATCCGCAAAATTAATAGATTTTTGTTCTAAGGATGTTTCCGTTGAAGAAGAAGGAATCAAAAATCTTGCCTATGCG GTTTTTGAAGCCCTTAACGATCGCAAAATAAGTGTGAACAATTTTTCACAATGTCAGTTTCACCCTTCTCCCGATGATCTAAAGGCAGTCGATTGGATATTTGTCTTGGACACATTGAATTATTCCTTTTGGAGTAAAACAAATTGTCCAAAGTGGACTGTTAATGGCCAGACTGGGTATTTTGCCTTGTGTGCTGCTATTAAGAGAGCTGTAGAT GAGGGGAAACCTATAGTCGACCCCAAGTATTATTCTCAAATAACGAGATCTGAAGCTGAGCATATTTTTCGTGGCGATACTGAAACTAGTATCCCGCTGTTAGACGAAAGAGTTAAATCCTTGAGAGATGCCGGAAAGGTTTTGTTAGAAAAGTATCAAG gTACTTTTACTAACTGTGTGAAATCGTGTTCGCGCTCAGCCGAAAAGTTGCTGAAATGTATCGTGGAAGAATTCGAGTCTTATCGAGATGAGGCAGACTACAGAATTCACAAAG TTAGCTTCTACAAGCGGGCACAAATACTGATAGGCGACATATGGGCCTGTTTCAAGGGACAGGGAATTGGTGAATTTGAAGACATAGACTGCATCACGATGTTCGCTGATTATCGTATTCCGCAAGTTCTACTACACTTTGGTGCTATTCGTTATAGTAATACTCTTCTGAGCAGACTACAGTCTG ATATAGAATTAGAAAACGGTAGCGAAGACGAGATCGAAATTCGAGGTTGCTCTATAGAGGTTATCGAACGGGTCAAGGATGAAGTGAGAACTCTAATCGGGCGCTACCCTAATCTAGCGTTAAAAAAATCAGACATTAACGCTATATTGATCGATCATTTTCTATGGGATTATCGGCGAGAACACGCCGCTGAATTAGAAAGTATACCGTTCCATAAAACTAGATGCATATATTACTGA
- the LOC117159349 gene encoding uncharacterized protein LOC117159349: MPLESKIPMVPGPEGVYNFTRRKLGEELWISTPDAEFNLSDPYGYEIQWTYDSLHDKHLLPHFSKPNIIRHLIKSGFVTKNLDAKCSLKDYNMYRRYLRRLHCDSIKKELNRRTKQSIEERAILYAQEQAEKEVKRLRERERLMELRKSAIMQSKMAEKMKLQKQKEKQRKIDERLQALAQKKKETQQMRYIKSKAHAEIIQQKQIAATDIRRQKIIQTLLEWNRKERIRKKMREMRLAHEQEEKRKIVELKWEERLEFQKKQIEKEQFLLQCIEDQRNKFIDAYQEKVDRETERMKRLFEDVKMYIRCYLARHLPGSRERICCEKYFDDDEVFYMNLI; this comes from the exons ATGCCGTTAGAGTCTAAAATCCCAATGGTTCCCGGACCAGAGGGTGTTTACAATTTCACGCGTCGTAAGCTTGGCGAGGAACTATGGATTTCCACACCGGATGCGGAGTTTAATTTAAGCGATCCATATGGCTACGAGATACAATGGACTTACGACTCCCTCCACGATAAACATTTGCTTCCTCACTTCTCCAAACCGAATATCATTCGGCATTTGATCAAATCTGGCTTCGTTACTAAAAATTTAGACGCAAAATGTTCTCTGAAAGATTACAATATGTACAGAAGGTATCTAAGAAGACTGCACTGTGATAGCATAAAGAAGGAATTGAATAGAAGAACGAAACAATCCATCGAGGAGAGAGCGATCTTGTATGCTCAAGAACAGGCTGAGAAAGAAGTGAAGAG attgagagaaagagaaagattaaTGGAGTTACGAAAGTCCGCGATCATGCAAAGCAAGATGGCTGAGAAAATGAAGCTGCAAAAGCAGAAagagaaacaaaggaaaattgaTGAAAGGTTACAAGCATTGGctcagaaaaagaaagaaactcaACAAATGCGGTATATTAAAAGCAAAGCTCATGCAGAAATAATTCAGCAGAAACAAATAGCAGCAACAGATATTCGAAGGCAAAAGATAATTCAAACTCTTTTGGAATGGAACAGGAAGGAACGTATACGAAAGAAAATGAGAGAAATGCGATTAGCGCACGAACAAGAAGAAAAACGCAAGATCGTAGAACTGAA ATGGGAAGAAAGATTAGAATTTCAAAAGAAACAAATTGAAAAGGAACAGTTTCTATTGCAATGCATAGAAGATCAAAGGAATAAATTTATAGATGCATACCAAGAAAAGGTAGACAGAGAAACAGAAAGAATGAAAA GACTTTTTGAAgatgtaaaaatgtatataagatGTTATTTGGCTAGGCACTTGCCTGGAAGTAGAGAACGCATTTGctgtgaaaaatatttcgatgaTGATGAAGTATTTTAtatgaatttaatataa